A genomic segment from Fodinicola acaciae encodes:
- a CDS encoding single-stranded DNA-binding protein, with amino-acid sequence MAGETVITVVGNLTEDPELRFTPSGAAVANFTVASTPRMFDRQTNEWKDGDALFLRCSIWRQAAENVAESLSRGTRVIVQGRLKQRSYETAQGEKRTVVECEVDEIGPSLRYATTKVSKTSRSGSSGGGYGSGGGGGQSRPAPSDDPWASATPAAAPAGGGGGGGYSEEPPF; translated from the coding sequence ATGGCAGGCGAAACTGTTATCACCGTCGTCGGCAACCTGACCGAGGACCCGGAGCTGCGGTTCACCCCGAGTGGGGCCGCCGTGGCCAACTTCACCGTCGCGTCCACCCCGCGGATGTTCGACCGGCAGACCAACGAGTGGAAGGACGGCGACGCGCTGTTCCTGCGCTGCTCGATCTGGCGGCAGGCGGCCGAGAACGTGGCGGAGTCGCTGTCCCGCGGCACCCGGGTGATCGTGCAGGGCCGGCTCAAGCAGCGGTCGTACGAGACGGCTCAGGGTGAGAAGCGGACCGTGGTGGAGTGCGAGGTCGACGAGATCGGCCCGTCCCTGCGTTACGCGACGACCAAGGTGAGCAAGACCAGCCGCTCGGGTTCGTCCGGCGGCGGCTATGGCTCCGGCGGTGGCGGCGGTCAGTCGCGGCCGGCCCCGAGCGACGACCCGTGGGCCTCGGCCACCCCGGCGGCCGCGCCGGCCGGTGGCGGCGGCGGTGGCGGCTACTCCGAAGAGCCGCCTTTCTAA
- the rpsF gene encoding 30S ribosomal protein S6, which translates to MARHYEVMVILDPELDERTVAPSLDQFLSVVRNAGGTVEKVDVWGRRRLAYEINKKAEGIYAVIDVQSDPDAVAELDRQLNLTESVLRTKVLRPELR; encoded by the coding sequence CTGGCGCGTCATTACGAAGTCATGGTCATCCTCGATCCCGAGTTGGACGAGCGCACCGTGGCCCCGTCCCTCGACCAGTTCCTGTCCGTCGTGCGCAACGCCGGCGGCACGGTGGAGAAGGTCGACGTGTGGGGCCGCCGTCGGCTCGCGTACGAGATCAACAAGAAGGCCGAGGGCATCTACGCGGTCATCGACGTGCAGTCCGACCCGGACGCGGTGGCCGAGCTCGACCGGCAGCTCAACCTGACCGAGTCCGTGCTGCGCACCAAGGTGCTCCGGCCGGAGCTCCGCTAG
- a CDS encoding deoxyribonuclease IV, with product MELPPIGAHVGPEDPLGEAAARKADAVQFFLSDPQGWKKPEPRADFDALRGTDLKVFIHAPYMINLASTNNRLRIPSRSLVADHAKAAAEIGAAGLIVHGGHVTKKDDPAVGVQNWKKAFEKAAEQGGYPLPILIENTAGGDNAMARRFDRLAMLWDAIGEYEPGFCLDTCHAFAGGEDLDGVVDRVKAITGRIDLVHANGSKDPFDSGRDRHENFAAGTIEAQAIAAVVRAAGAPVICETPGGVEGQAADIAYLRDHLISG from the coding sequence ATGGAACTTCCGCCTATCGGCGCGCACGTCGGCCCGGAGGACCCGCTCGGCGAAGCGGCGGCCCGGAAGGCCGACGCGGTCCAGTTCTTCCTGTCCGATCCGCAGGGCTGGAAAAAGCCCGAACCGCGCGCGGACTTCGACGCGCTGCGCGGCACGGACCTGAAGGTCTTCATCCACGCGCCATACATGATCAATCTGGCCAGCACCAACAACCGGCTGCGGATCCCGTCCAGGAGCCTGGTCGCCGACCACGCGAAGGCGGCCGCCGAGATCGGCGCCGCCGGCCTGATCGTGCACGGCGGCCACGTCACCAAGAAGGACGACCCGGCGGTCGGCGTGCAGAACTGGAAGAAGGCCTTCGAGAAGGCCGCCGAGCAGGGCGGCTATCCGCTGCCGATCCTGATCGAGAACACCGCCGGCGGCGACAACGCGATGGCCCGCCGGTTCGACCGGCTGGCGATGCTGTGGGACGCCATCGGCGAGTACGAGCCGGGTTTCTGCCTGGACACCTGCCACGCGTTCGCCGGCGGTGAGGACCTGGACGGCGTGGTCGACCGGGTGAAGGCGATCACCGGCCGGATCGACCTGGTGCACGCCAACGGCTCGAAGGACCCGTTCGACTCCGGCCGTGACCGGCACGAGAACTTCGCCGCCGGGACGATCGAGGCGCAGGCGATCGCCGCGGTCGTACGCGCCGCCGGCGCGCCGGTGATCTGCGAGACCCCTGGTGGGGTGGAGGGTCAGGCAGCCGACATCGCCTACCTGCGCGACCACCTGATCTCCGGATGA